The Euphorbia lathyris chromosome 8, ddEupLath1.1, whole genome shotgun sequence genome has a window encoding:
- the LOC136202235 gene encoding reticulon-like protein B21 isoform X1 — MDVSRRRTGLKASVVAGSVWETRMKSFNGDGILDHQIPDTSRKPLLKRSPTAVSGKRKTWKSESFDGTIQIAKPRFDSSTSSIKNSEEQSRELSVSADGIKRASITGRRAGGGRSENGSEKIPIQGSKGRSDDGNDKNSIQILRKSRSDVKEVVESAAPQLRKVNSDSVSSPNQSGKDISIDYGIEESNPVIEDTGIENNPQQIEENGSEESCKEFGVFQEQIISDEEDAAIDEDDDDDEETEIEIEVEKKSVDIVEIKLPEAKSAEEKPKKVEISKPNNKTEIPEVKVHQFRNRTAPTSSTFKQPPPPAPVMRRAEIYENLSKATKPTPTSTVPEYQNFQERHSKLQNLVDLIMWRDISRSAFVFGIGTFIIISSSYTKDLNVSFISVISYLGLLYLAAIFLYRSLIFRGVIDVNDTIHVFGEEEAIWLVKLFLPYLNESLLRIKALFSGDPATTMKMAVLLFVFARCGSSITIWKMAKLGFFGVFIVPKVCSSYSKQLTGYAKFWIRRFRDAWDSCTHKKAVALAIFSLVWNLSSMLARVWAVFMMFVAVRYYQQSMESDDWVDVEPEDEAAAAGEDDSLQGQNGGQREGGPRPTPLQINKLKKGS, encoded by the exons ATGGATGTGAGCAGGAGGAGAACTGGCCTTAAAGCCAGCGTTGTTGCTGGCTCTGTTTGGGAAACCAGAATGAAATCTTTTAATGGCGATGGAATTCTCGATCATCAAATTCCTGATACTTCCAGAAAACCTCTACTCAAAAGAAGCCCTACTGCTGTTAGTGGCAAAAGGAAGACTTGGAAATCTGAGAGTTTTGATGGAACTATTCAGATTGCTAAACCCAGATTTGATTCTTCTACTTCTTCAATTAAGAATTCTGAAGAACAGAGTAGAGAATTGAGTGTTTCTGCTGATGGAATCAAGAGAGCTTCTATTACAGGGAGAAGAGCAGGAGGAGGAAGATCTGAAAATGGAAGTGAGAAAATCCCAATTCAGGGTAGCAAAGGAAGATCTGATGATGGAAATGACAAGAACTCAATTCAGATATTAAGGAAGTCAAGATCTGATGTCAAAGAGGTTGTTGAATCTGCTGCACCTCAATTGAGGAAAGTAAATTCAGATTCAGTGAGTTCTCCAAATCAGTCTGGTAAGGATATTTCAATTGATTATGGAATTGAAGAATCAAACCCAGTGATCGAAGATACTGGAATTGAAAACAATCCACAACAAATTGAGGAGAACGGATCTGAAGAATCCTGCAAAGAATTTGGTGTTTTCCAAGAACAGATAATTTCTGATGAAGAAGATGCAGCCattgatgaagatgatgatgacGACGAAGAAACGGAAATTGAAATTGAGGTGGAGAAGAAGAGTGTTGACATTGTGGAAATTAAATTACCAGAGGCAAAATCAGCAGAAGAGAAGCCTAAGAAAGTGGAAATCAGTAAGCCAAACAACAAAACTGAAATTCCAGAGGTAAAAGTTCATCAATTCAGAAACAGAACCGCACCGACTTCTTCAACTTTTAAACAACCTCCTCCTCCAGCTCCGGTGATGAGAAGAGCAGAAATTTACGAAAATCTCTCAAAAGCAACCAAACCCACTCCAACTTCAA CAGTTCCTGAATACCAGAATTTTCAAGAAAGGCACAGCAAACTTCAAAATCTAG TGGATTTAATAATGTGGAGGGACATATCGAGATCTGCATTTGTTTTTGGAATTGGTACATTCATCATAATTTCATCTTCCTATACAAAAGATCTAAATGTCAG CTttatttctgtaatttcttATCTGGGTCTACTTTATCTTGCTGCCATTTTCCTGTATAGATCACTTATTTTCAG GGGAGTTATAGATGTAAATGATACAATTCATGTTTTTGGAGAAGAAGAGGCAATTTGGTTAGTGAAGTTGTTTTTACCTTACTTGAATGAGAGTTTATTGAGAATTAAAGCCCTTTTCTCTGGTGATCCTGCTACTACAATgaag ATGGCAGTTTTGCTGTTTGTCTTTGCCAGGTGTGGCAGCTCTATAACCATATGGAAGATGGCTAAATTGG ggttttttggagttttcatAGTACCAAAAGTATGTTCATCATACTCCAAACAGTTAACTGGCTATG CAAAATTTTGGATCCGGCGGTTCCGAGATGCGTGGGATTCATGCACGCACAAGAAAGCAGTGGCTCTGGCAATCTTCAGTCTTGTTTGGAATCTATCTTCAATGCTTGCACGTGTATGGGCAG TGTTTATGATGTTTGTGGCCGTTCGATATTATCAACAGTCTATGGAGTCAGATGATTGGGTAGATGTAGAACCAGAGGATGAAGCTGCAGCTGCAGGAGAAGATGATTCTTTGCAGGGACAAAATGGTGGACAAAGAGAAGGTGGGCCTAGGCCTACTCCgcttcaaataaataaattgaaaaagGGATCTTAA
- the LOC136202235 gene encoding reticulon-like protein B21 isoform X2 produces the protein MDVSRRRTGLKASVVAGSVWETRMKSFNGDGILDHQIPDTSRKPLLKRSPTAVSGKRKTWKSESFDGTIQIAKPRFDSSTSSIKNSEEQSRELSVSADGIKRASITGRRAGGGRSENGSEKIPIQGSKGRSDDGNDKNSIQILRKSRSDVKEVVESAAPQLRKVNSDSVSSPNQSGKDISIDYGIEESNPVIEDTGIENNPQQIEENGSEESCKEFGVFQEQIISDEEDAAIDEDDDDDEETEIEIEVEKKSVDIVEIKLPEAKSAEEKPKKVEISKPNNKTEIPEVKVHQFRNRTAPTSSTFKQPPPPAPVMRRAEIYENLSKATKPTPTSIPEYQNFQERHSKLQNLVDLIMWRDISRSAFVFGIGTFIIISSSYTKDLNVSFISVISYLGLLYLAAIFLYRSLIFRGVIDVNDTIHVFGEEEAIWLVKLFLPYLNESLLRIKALFSGDPATTMKMAVLLFVFARCGSSITIWKMAKLGFFGVFIVPKVCSSYSKQLTGYAKFWIRRFRDAWDSCTHKKAVALAIFSLVWNLSSMLARVWAVFMMFVAVRYYQQSMESDDWVDVEPEDEAAAAGEDDSLQGQNGGQREGGPRPTPLQINKLKKGS, from the exons ATGGATGTGAGCAGGAGGAGAACTGGCCTTAAAGCCAGCGTTGTTGCTGGCTCTGTTTGGGAAACCAGAATGAAATCTTTTAATGGCGATGGAATTCTCGATCATCAAATTCCTGATACTTCCAGAAAACCTCTACTCAAAAGAAGCCCTACTGCTGTTAGTGGCAAAAGGAAGACTTGGAAATCTGAGAGTTTTGATGGAACTATTCAGATTGCTAAACCCAGATTTGATTCTTCTACTTCTTCAATTAAGAATTCTGAAGAACAGAGTAGAGAATTGAGTGTTTCTGCTGATGGAATCAAGAGAGCTTCTATTACAGGGAGAAGAGCAGGAGGAGGAAGATCTGAAAATGGAAGTGAGAAAATCCCAATTCAGGGTAGCAAAGGAAGATCTGATGATGGAAATGACAAGAACTCAATTCAGATATTAAGGAAGTCAAGATCTGATGTCAAAGAGGTTGTTGAATCTGCTGCACCTCAATTGAGGAAAGTAAATTCAGATTCAGTGAGTTCTCCAAATCAGTCTGGTAAGGATATTTCAATTGATTATGGAATTGAAGAATCAAACCCAGTGATCGAAGATACTGGAATTGAAAACAATCCACAACAAATTGAGGAGAACGGATCTGAAGAATCCTGCAAAGAATTTGGTGTTTTCCAAGAACAGATAATTTCTGATGAAGAAGATGCAGCCattgatgaagatgatgatgacGACGAAGAAACGGAAATTGAAATTGAGGTGGAGAAGAAGAGTGTTGACATTGTGGAAATTAAATTACCAGAGGCAAAATCAGCAGAAGAGAAGCCTAAGAAAGTGGAAATCAGTAAGCCAAACAACAAAACTGAAATTCCAGAGGTAAAAGTTCATCAATTCAGAAACAGAACCGCACCGACTTCTTCAACTTTTAAACAACCTCCTCCTCCAGCTCCGGTGATGAGAAGAGCAGAAATTTACGAAAATCTCTCAAAAGCAACCAAACCCACTCCAACTTCAA TTCCTGAATACCAGAATTTTCAAGAAAGGCACAGCAAACTTCAAAATCTAG TGGATTTAATAATGTGGAGGGACATATCGAGATCTGCATTTGTTTTTGGAATTGGTACATTCATCATAATTTCATCTTCCTATACAAAAGATCTAAATGTCAG CTttatttctgtaatttcttATCTGGGTCTACTTTATCTTGCTGCCATTTTCCTGTATAGATCACTTATTTTCAG GGGAGTTATAGATGTAAATGATACAATTCATGTTTTTGGAGAAGAAGAGGCAATTTGGTTAGTGAAGTTGTTTTTACCTTACTTGAATGAGAGTTTATTGAGAATTAAAGCCCTTTTCTCTGGTGATCCTGCTACTACAATgaag ATGGCAGTTTTGCTGTTTGTCTTTGCCAGGTGTGGCAGCTCTATAACCATATGGAAGATGGCTAAATTGG ggttttttggagttttcatAGTACCAAAAGTATGTTCATCATACTCCAAACAGTTAACTGGCTATG CAAAATTTTGGATCCGGCGGTTCCGAGATGCGTGGGATTCATGCACGCACAAGAAAGCAGTGGCTCTGGCAATCTTCAGTCTTGTTTGGAATCTATCTTCAATGCTTGCACGTGTATGGGCAG TGTTTATGATGTTTGTGGCCGTTCGATATTATCAACAGTCTATGGAGTCAGATGATTGGGTAGATGTAGAACCAGAGGATGAAGCTGCAGCTGCAGGAGAAGATGATTCTTTGCAGGGACAAAATGGTGGACAAAGAGAAGGTGGGCCTAGGCCTACTCCgcttcaaataaataaattgaaaaagGGATCTTAA